The genomic stretch ACACTGGCACAAGAAACAATAGATTGGACTCCCTCGACTCCTCTGGAAGAAGGTCTAAAACCAACAATAGAATATTTCGAAAACGTCCTTCATAAATAATCACATCCTCCCCCCGATAGGTTTCCAAAGGGATTATCCCTTTGGTCCAGCCGAAGGCGAATCTCCTAATTTTTATCTTATAAAAAAAGCCCCGCTCTGAGTAGTCAGAGCGGGGCTTTTAAATTCTATATCTAGGTTAAGCTAGTCGGCTTGGAATATGCCGGACTTGCCACCTTCTTTGTACACCAACCTGCAATCGGTAATGACAATGTCTTTCTGAACAGCTTTACACATATCATATATGGTAGCAGCAGCAATTTGCACTGCGATAATCGCTTCCATTTCGATTCCGGTTTTACCGGTAGTGCGCACTTCAGATTCAATTTCGATGAGAGTGTTCTCTGCGTCGATATTGAAACGAACATCAACATAACTGATAGCAAGAGGATGACATAATGGGATCAGTCTGTGAGTTTCCTTAGCTCCCATTATTCCGGCAATCTTAGCTGTATTTAAAACATCTCCTTTTGGAAGAGCCTTTTTTTGCAGCAGTTCAAATGTTTCCATATTGAGAAGAACTTTTCCTTTAGCAATCGCTTTACGAAAAGTATCTTTTTTAGGAGAAACGTCTACCATTACGGCATTGCCATCTGTATCTAAGTGGGAGAATTCACTCATTTCTAGTCACCCATCACTTTATTTTTAGCTTTTTTAAAAAGCTTTTTTACTTTTTTCATAGGCTTGTCTTCCTCGAGAGCCGCAAACTGCTCAAGAAGTTCTTCCTGCTTACGACTAATATTCGTAGGAGTTTTAACTTTAACCTCAATAAGAAGATTTCCATTATGGGAACTTCCTAAGTAAGGCAAACCTAACCCTCTAAGCTGGAAAACCTCTCCGCTCTGCGTCCCTTTAGGGATATCCATATCGACAGGTTCATCAAGAGTCTGAACACTCATTTTGTAACCAAGCGCTGCTTGCACAAAAGAGATCTCAGTGCTCAGGACCAAGTCCTGTCCCTGACGTCTGAAAACCTTATCCGGCTGAACGTTTATGACAACATAAAGATCGCCATGAGGCCCACCATTTAGACCAGCTTCCCCTTCACCGCGCAAACGCAGTCTCGAGCCGTTATCTACTCCTGCGGGGATACGTACATTAAGGTTTTTTTCCTTACGCACATAACCAGCACCGCGGCATTCAGAACAAGGATTCGTAATAACCTGTCCACGCCCATTACAAGAAGGACATGGTACTGAAATACGGAAAAAGCCCTGATTCTGTTCAACGGCCCCTCTACCACCACACTGAGAACAAGTCTCAGGAGATGTTCCGGGAGCAGATCCACTTCCATCACATTCTTCGCATGGTTCGGTAACAGGAAGAGTTAGTTCAACCTCAGTTCCCTTAGCCGCATCACGAAATGAAACGGTAAGATTGTACCTGAGATCAGAACCGGCCTGCATACGTTGCCCGCCACGTCCCTGACTAAATCCAAATATATCCCCGAAAATATCTCCGAAAGCTCCGAAAATATCCTCAGAAGACTGAAATCCACCACCGCCGCCATTCATTCCTTCATGTCCAAAACGATCGTAACGAGTACGCTTTTCAGAGTCACGAAGGACTTCATATGCTTCAGCAGCTTCTTTAAACTTTGATTCAGCCTCATCGTCTCCAGGATTGCGGTCAGGATGGTACTCAAAAGCCAATTTTCTGTAGGCTCTTTTTATTTCACCATCCTGAGACTCAACGGAAACACCGAGAATTTCATAATAATCGCGTTTTGACATTCTTATTCACTATCCGGGTTTGCTCCAGAAAAAGTATGGTAATCTTCTGGGATTACTTTCTTAGCAGCAATTTCCCTCAAAGCTGTTACAATTTCTTTATTCTTGGATTCTACAAGAGGAGGGTATCCTTCACGATACTGCTTAACTCTTTTAATGGCCATCTGGACAATCAGGAATCTATTACCGACTTCAGCCAGACAATCTTCAATTGTGATCCTTGCCATATAATCTCCAAACAATGGTTTTGCCGAAAGAGAAAACCTCTTTACAGCTATTTTCTGAGAGGAATCTGACCTTGCAAGTCTTCAAGCAGCTTACTGGAAACTTGGTAGTAACCA from Maridesulfovibrio frigidus DSM 17176 encodes the following:
- the moaC gene encoding cyclic pyranopterin monophosphate synthase MoaC, encoding MSEFSHLDTDGNAVMVDVSPKKDTFRKAIAKGKVLLNMETFELLQKKALPKGDVLNTAKIAGIMGAKETHRLIPLCHPLAISYVDVRFNIDAENTLIEIESEVRTTGKTGIEMEAIIAVQIAAATIYDMCKAVQKDIVITDCRLVYKEGGKSGIFQAD
- the dnaJ gene encoding molecular chaperone DnaJ, whose amino-acid sequence is MSKRDYYEILGVSVESQDGEIKRAYRKLAFEYHPDRNPGDDEAESKFKEAAEAYEVLRDSEKRTRYDRFGHEGMNGGGGGFQSSEDIFGAFGDIFGDIFGFSQGRGGQRMQAGSDLRYNLTVSFRDAAKGTEVELTLPVTEPCEECDGSGSAPGTSPETCSQCGGRGAVEQNQGFFRISVPCPSCNGRGQVITNPCSECRGAGYVRKEKNLNVRIPAGVDNGSRLRLRGEGEAGLNGGPHGDLYVVINVQPDKVFRRQGQDLVLSTEISFVQAALGYKMSVQTLDEPVDMDIPKGTQSGEVFQLRGLGLPYLGSSHNGNLLIEVKVKTPTNISRKQEELLEQFAALEEDKPMKKVKKLFKKAKNKVMGD
- the rpoZ gene encoding DNA-directed RNA polymerase subunit omega, with amino-acid sequence MARITIEDCLAEVGNRFLIVQMAIKRVKQYREGYPPLVESKNKEIVTALREIAAKKVIPEDYHTFSGANPDSE